A window from Lampris incognitus isolate fLamInc1 chromosome 5, fLamInc1.hap2, whole genome shotgun sequence encodes these proteins:
- the si:dkey-117m1.4 gene encoding serine/arginine repetitive matrix protein 1 isoform X2, with product MAESIRSVFDYREPPTLDSNGEGVKPAPPPRGRGCGRKRKGTPVKVFVTQNEEESVPEHSSSPGDRKDAAESKRPTLDGPFYNTEPVPHHCGPSEQADEGSSGGAKTKSCSASTPDTGPSPATSVQASAPTPAPTAPANPALAPTAGSFPPSPNCRIREVHCGSQVRLVVIAIRDIIKGEEITVDYSLTEWGENLGFRGTVSPGRYECSSDQESNNNIKKEEEPLSLTVQQPQPQPQPQPQSQSQSQQQQTQQEYLTPSWSLSPSSSPISHSDGSDSEPGEEEGANPRGRPVRRRKKRRGLPSKKKTAHRAPPARPPLGSTTNVPHHNRPAPLSPPPPQSPPPSSSSSSSSARPMFKAPAPLGPNTTPNSNVTLSRGGLAIDSQRQTCDYCGRHFRSLGRHLDKHHAHQPDVCSALVERYTQMPRLHAQSMHPAAAHSHPQAQQHVQSSHAMVQGRSADLPQSGVQDLSMSPPTLTAANQSPTSSGRNSTPPVLTPPRGRSAVPVSVLKRSPPPVSATPPRKGGMRRVKKERGEEGDEEEGDVEVVEVKRPKEEEDVEVVCPHSFNNSSAKEIELPPKEEEEEEEEEEEEENGVMEVEDDSGGEDKEKDLLSSGRLHMLPLLSSLSSLVLYLRRLQHSAFLSLSRQMQSAEAWRLLCHSSLALLILYNRRRECEVSKLSITEYGARVTPQCPVPVPPGAPPALTPLEASLSPFERLVLPHLPRVGVQGKRGRVQPLILPPHCEPCLELLLQTRQDVGVDPTNPYVFARPYHSPATPLRGTDLLRSLARSSGTRNPRALTQTRVRRQVAILTQLLLLGEGEEPGQPGGSAVERLEHFLEREYHVTQSCAGIGQDPGLMGRVGRVVLCGERDGVLFRGMSLHHICLELDVMSGNSADSYSEGESDGEQVKEKLEVPPPAPAPNPTPTLLFVRKGKNNGRVGRPKKLKSTQPTTTPVNLPPANRRRGSGQPQSGKRGVLKRPWSEAERAAVEEHLTRNISELRVPAKADCERCLQQCPLLVSNQRDWRAIKFYCHNRIQLLKKNQRRESDPQPLIVC from the exons ATGGCGGAGTCCATACGCTCGGTCTTCGACTACCGGGAGCCACCGACCCTGGACAGCAACGGAGAGGGCGTCAAACCGGCACCGCCACCACGGGG ACGTGGCTGTGGGAGGAAGAGGAAAGGGACCCCAGTGAAAGTCTTTGTCACCCAGAATGAGGAGGAGAGCGTGCCTGAACACAGCTCCAgtccag GTGATCGGAAAGACGCAGCAGAGAGCAAGCGGCCGACGCTGGATGGGCCTTTCTATAACACGGAACCTGTTCCTCACCActg TGGTCCATCTGAGCAGGCTGATGAAGGGAGTTCTGGTGGAGCCAAGACCAAGTCTTGCTCAGCTTCTACACCAGACACAGGTCCATCCCCGGCTACTTCAGTTCAGGCCTCAGCCCCAACCCCAGCACCCACTGCCCCAGCAAACCCGGCTCTGGCCCCAACAGCaggctccttccctccctctcctaACTGCCGCATTAGGGAGGTCCATTGTGGCAGCCAGGTGCGGCTGGTGGTCATCGCCATCCGAGACATCATCAAAGGGGAGGAGATCACCGTAGACTACAGTCTGACTGAATGGGGAGAGAACCTG GGCTTCCGTGGTACTGTGTCCCCAGGACGGTATGAGTGCAGCTCTGACCAGGAGAGCAACAATAATATCAAAAag GAGGAGGAACCGCTCTCCCTGACAGTCCAgcagccacagccacagccacagccacagccacagtcACAGTCACAGTCGCAACAGCAGCAGACACAGCAGGAATATCTCACCCCCTCCTGgtccctctccccctcttcctccccaATCTCCCACTCAGACGGAAGTGACTCTGAGCCAGGAGAAGAGGAGGGTGCCAACCCCCGTGGCCGGCCTGTCCGCCGGCGCAAGAAACGACGGGGTCTTCCTTCCAAGAAGAAGACCGCGCACCGGGCGCCACCCGCACGACCTCCTCTTGGTTCCACCACCAACGTACCCCATCACAATCGCCCCGCCCCTTTATCCCCTCCTCCACCGCAGTCCCCTCCCCCTtcctcatcttcttcctcttcctcagccAGGCCTATGTTTAAAGCACCGGCCCCGCTGGGCCCCAACACCACCCCTAACTCCAACGTGACTCTCTCCAGAGGGGGTTTGGCCATAGACTCCCAACGCCAGACCTGTGACTACTGTGGACGCCACTTCCGCTCCTTGGGCCGACACTTAGACAAGCACCATGCCCACCAGCCTGATGTCTGTTCCGCCCTCGTAGAGCGCTACACGCAGATGCCCCGCCTGCACGCACAAAGCATGCATCCTGCTGCAGCTCACTCACACCCGCAGGCCCAGCAGCATGTGCAGTCATCTCATGCCATGGTGCAGGGCCGTAGTGCGGACCTCCCACAAAGTGGTGTCCAGGACCTCTCTATGTCCCCACCTACTCTTACAGCAGCGAACCAATCCCCTACCTCCAGCGGGAGGAACTCCACCCCTCCTGTGCTAACTCCTCCCAGAGGACGGAGTGCAGtgccagtgtctgtcttaaagaGAAGCCCACCCCCGGTGTCTGCAACCCCACCCAGGAAGGGAGGAATGAGGAGGGTGAAGAAGGAAAGAGGGGAAGAgggggatgaagaggagggagatgtgGAGGTTGTGGAAGTGAAAAGGCCCAaagaggaggaggatgtggaggtGGTCTGTCCTCATTCCTTCAACAACAGCTCGGCCAAAGAAATTGAGCTGccaccaaaagaagaagaagaggaggaggaagaagaagaggaagaggagaatggAGTGATGGAGGTAGAAGATGACAGCGGAGGAGAGGACAAGGAAAAGGATCTACTGAG TTCGGGACGTCTCCACATGCTGCCCCTGCTCTCCTCTTTGTCCTCCCTGGTTCTGTACCTGCGTCGGCTACAGCACTCGGCTTTCCTGTCCCTGTCACGGCAGATGCAATCTGCGGAGGCCTGGCGCCTGCTCTGCCACTCCAGTCTTGCGCTGCTCATCCTGTACAACCGTCGGCGCGAGTGTGAGGTCTCCAAGTTGTCCATCACAGAATATGGTGCTCGGGTCACTCCCCAGTGCCCTGTGCCTGTGCCGCCCGGTGCACCCCCAGCTCTGACACCACTGGAGGCCTCTCTGTCCCCCTTTGAGCGCCTGGTACTCCCCCACCTCCCCAGAGTTGGGGTCCAGGGTAAACGTGGGCGGGTCCAACCCCTCATCCTGCCCCCTCACTGTGAGCCCTGTCTAGAGCTGCTCCTGCAGACACGACAGGATGTGGGCGTCGACCCCACAAACCCGTATGTCTTCGCCAGGCCTTACCACTCCCCCGCCACGCCTCTCCGAGGAACTGACTTGTTGCGCAGCCTGGCCCGCTCCAGTGGCACTCGCAATCCTCGCGCCTTGACCCAGACTCGGGTTCGGCGCCAGGTAGCTATCCtgactcagctgctgctgctAGGAGAAGGGGAGGAGCCTGGCCAGCCAGGAGGCAGTGCCGTGGAGAGGCTGGAGCACTTCTTGGAGCGGGAGTACCATGTGACACAGAGCTGTGCCGGGATTGGCCAGGATCCGGGCCTGATGGGCAGAGTCGGCCGGGTGGtgctgtgtggagagagagatggagtgctGTTCCGAGGGATGAGTCTGCATCACATTTGCCTGGAGCTGGATG tAATGTCAGGAAACTCTGCAGACTCATACTCGGAAGGAGAGTCTGACGGGGAGCAGGTGAAGGAGAAGCTTGAGGTGCCCCCCCCGGCCCCTGCCCCAAACCCCACACCAACGTTGCTATTTGTAAGGAAGGGCAAAAACAATGGGCGAGTGGGCCGACCCAAGAAGCTAAAGAGCACCCAGCCAACCACTACGCCCGTCAACCTGCCACCTGCTAACCGCAGGAGAGGCTCAGGTCAGCCGCAATCAG GAAAGCGGGGTGTCCTGAAGCGTCCCTGGTCGGAGGCAGAgcgtgcagcagtggaggagcacctgacgcgcAACATCTCCGAACTGAGGGTTCCAGCCAAGGCCGACTGCGAGCGCTGCCTGCAGCAGTGCCCCCTGCTGGTCAGTAACCAGCGCGACTGGCGGGCCATTAAGTTCTACTGCCACAACCGCATTCAGTTGCTGAAGAAGAACCAGCGGCGTGAGAGCGACCCCCAGCCCCTCATTGTCTGCTGA
- the si:dkey-117m1.4 gene encoding serine/arginine repetitive matrix protein 1 isoform X1 — MAESIRSVFDYREPPTLDSNGEGVKPAPPPRGRGCGRKRKGTPVKVFVTQNEEESVPEHSSSPGDRKDAAESKRPTLDGPFYNTEPVPHHCGPSEQADEGSSGGAKTKSCSASTPDTGPSPATSVQASAPTPAPTAPANPALAPTAGSFPPSPNCRIREVHCGSQVRLVVIAIRDIIKGEEITVDYSLTEWGENLGFRGTVSPGRYECSSDQESNNNIKKEEEPLSLTVQQPQPQPQPQPQSQSQSQQQQTQQEYLTPSWSLSPSSSPISHSDGSDSEPGEEEGANPRGRPVRRRKKRRGLPSKKKTAHRAPPARPPLGSTTNVPHHNRPAPLSPPPPQSPPPSSSSSSSSARPMFKAPAPLGPNTTPNSNVTLSRGGLAIDSQRQTCDYCGRHFRSLGRHLDKHHAHQPDVCSALVERYTQMPRLHAQSMHPAAAHSHPQAQQHVQSSHAMVQGRSADLPQSGVQDLSMSPPTLTAANQSPTSSGRNSTPPVLTPPRGRSAVPVSVLKRSPPPVSATPPRKGGMRRVKKERGEEGDEEEGDVEVVEVKRPKEEEDVEVVCPHSFNNSSAKEIELPPKEEEEEEEEEEEEENGVMEVEDDSGGEDKEKDLLSSSGRLHMLPLLSSLSSLVLYLRRLQHSAFLSLSRQMQSAEAWRLLCHSSLALLILYNRRRECEVSKLSITEYGARVTPQCPVPVPPGAPPALTPLEASLSPFERLVLPHLPRVGVQGKRGRVQPLILPPHCEPCLELLLQTRQDVGVDPTNPYVFARPYHSPATPLRGTDLLRSLARSSGTRNPRALTQTRVRRQVAILTQLLLLGEGEEPGQPGGSAVERLEHFLEREYHVTQSCAGIGQDPGLMGRVGRVVLCGERDGVLFRGMSLHHICLELDVMSGNSADSYSEGESDGEQVKEKLEVPPPAPAPNPTPTLLFVRKGKNNGRVGRPKKLKSTQPTTTPVNLPPANRRRGSGQPQSGKRGVLKRPWSEAERAAVEEHLTRNISELRVPAKADCERCLQQCPLLVSNQRDWRAIKFYCHNRIQLLKKNQRRESDPQPLIVC, encoded by the exons ATGGCGGAGTCCATACGCTCGGTCTTCGACTACCGGGAGCCACCGACCCTGGACAGCAACGGAGAGGGCGTCAAACCGGCACCGCCACCACGGGG ACGTGGCTGTGGGAGGAAGAGGAAAGGGACCCCAGTGAAAGTCTTTGTCACCCAGAATGAGGAGGAGAGCGTGCCTGAACACAGCTCCAgtccag GTGATCGGAAAGACGCAGCAGAGAGCAAGCGGCCGACGCTGGATGGGCCTTTCTATAACACGGAACCTGTTCCTCACCActg TGGTCCATCTGAGCAGGCTGATGAAGGGAGTTCTGGTGGAGCCAAGACCAAGTCTTGCTCAGCTTCTACACCAGACACAGGTCCATCCCCGGCTACTTCAGTTCAGGCCTCAGCCCCAACCCCAGCACCCACTGCCCCAGCAAACCCGGCTCTGGCCCCAACAGCaggctccttccctccctctcctaACTGCCGCATTAGGGAGGTCCATTGTGGCAGCCAGGTGCGGCTGGTGGTCATCGCCATCCGAGACATCATCAAAGGGGAGGAGATCACCGTAGACTACAGTCTGACTGAATGGGGAGAGAACCTG GGCTTCCGTGGTACTGTGTCCCCAGGACGGTATGAGTGCAGCTCTGACCAGGAGAGCAACAATAATATCAAAAag GAGGAGGAACCGCTCTCCCTGACAGTCCAgcagccacagccacagccacagccacagccacagtcACAGTCACAGTCGCAACAGCAGCAGACACAGCAGGAATATCTCACCCCCTCCTGgtccctctccccctcttcctccccaATCTCCCACTCAGACGGAAGTGACTCTGAGCCAGGAGAAGAGGAGGGTGCCAACCCCCGTGGCCGGCCTGTCCGCCGGCGCAAGAAACGACGGGGTCTTCCTTCCAAGAAGAAGACCGCGCACCGGGCGCCACCCGCACGACCTCCTCTTGGTTCCACCACCAACGTACCCCATCACAATCGCCCCGCCCCTTTATCCCCTCCTCCACCGCAGTCCCCTCCCCCTtcctcatcttcttcctcttcctcagccAGGCCTATGTTTAAAGCACCGGCCCCGCTGGGCCCCAACACCACCCCTAACTCCAACGTGACTCTCTCCAGAGGGGGTTTGGCCATAGACTCCCAACGCCAGACCTGTGACTACTGTGGACGCCACTTCCGCTCCTTGGGCCGACACTTAGACAAGCACCATGCCCACCAGCCTGATGTCTGTTCCGCCCTCGTAGAGCGCTACACGCAGATGCCCCGCCTGCACGCACAAAGCATGCATCCTGCTGCAGCTCACTCACACCCGCAGGCCCAGCAGCATGTGCAGTCATCTCATGCCATGGTGCAGGGCCGTAGTGCGGACCTCCCACAAAGTGGTGTCCAGGACCTCTCTATGTCCCCACCTACTCTTACAGCAGCGAACCAATCCCCTACCTCCAGCGGGAGGAACTCCACCCCTCCTGTGCTAACTCCTCCCAGAGGACGGAGTGCAGtgccagtgtctgtcttaaagaGAAGCCCACCCCCGGTGTCTGCAACCCCACCCAGGAAGGGAGGAATGAGGAGGGTGAAGAAGGAAAGAGGGGAAGAgggggatgaagaggagggagatgtgGAGGTTGTGGAAGTGAAAAGGCCCAaagaggaggaggatgtggaggtGGTCTGTCCTCATTCCTTCAACAACAGCTCGGCCAAAGAAATTGAGCTGccaccaaaagaagaagaagaggaggaggaagaagaagaggaagaggagaatggAGTGATGGAGGTAGAAGATGACAGCGGAGGAGAGGACAAGGAAAAGGATCTACTGAG CAGTTCGGGACGTCTCCACATGCTGCCCCTGCTCTCCTCTTTGTCCTCCCTGGTTCTGTACCTGCGTCGGCTACAGCACTCGGCTTTCCTGTCCCTGTCACGGCAGATGCAATCTGCGGAGGCCTGGCGCCTGCTCTGCCACTCCAGTCTTGCGCTGCTCATCCTGTACAACCGTCGGCGCGAGTGTGAGGTCTCCAAGTTGTCCATCACAGAATATGGTGCTCGGGTCACTCCCCAGTGCCCTGTGCCTGTGCCGCCCGGTGCACCCCCAGCTCTGACACCACTGGAGGCCTCTCTGTCCCCCTTTGAGCGCCTGGTACTCCCCCACCTCCCCAGAGTTGGGGTCCAGGGTAAACGTGGGCGGGTCCAACCCCTCATCCTGCCCCCTCACTGTGAGCCCTGTCTAGAGCTGCTCCTGCAGACACGACAGGATGTGGGCGTCGACCCCACAAACCCGTATGTCTTCGCCAGGCCTTACCACTCCCCCGCCACGCCTCTCCGAGGAACTGACTTGTTGCGCAGCCTGGCCCGCTCCAGTGGCACTCGCAATCCTCGCGCCTTGACCCAGACTCGGGTTCGGCGCCAGGTAGCTATCCtgactcagctgctgctgctAGGAGAAGGGGAGGAGCCTGGCCAGCCAGGAGGCAGTGCCGTGGAGAGGCTGGAGCACTTCTTGGAGCGGGAGTACCATGTGACACAGAGCTGTGCCGGGATTGGCCAGGATCCGGGCCTGATGGGCAGAGTCGGCCGGGTGGtgctgtgtggagagagagatggagtgctGTTCCGAGGGATGAGTCTGCATCACATTTGCCTGGAGCTGGATG tAATGTCAGGAAACTCTGCAGACTCATACTCGGAAGGAGAGTCTGACGGGGAGCAGGTGAAGGAGAAGCTTGAGGTGCCCCCCCCGGCCCCTGCCCCAAACCCCACACCAACGTTGCTATTTGTAAGGAAGGGCAAAAACAATGGGCGAGTGGGCCGACCCAAGAAGCTAAAGAGCACCCAGCCAACCACTACGCCCGTCAACCTGCCACCTGCTAACCGCAGGAGAGGCTCAGGTCAGCCGCAATCAG GAAAGCGGGGTGTCCTGAAGCGTCCCTGGTCGGAGGCAGAgcgtgcagcagtggaggagcacctgacgcgcAACATCTCCGAACTGAGGGTTCCAGCCAAGGCCGACTGCGAGCGCTGCCTGCAGCAGTGCCCCCTGCTGGTCAGTAACCAGCGCGACTGGCGGGCCATTAAGTTCTACTGCCACAACCGCATTCAGTTGCTGAAGAAGAACCAGCGGCGTGAGAGCGACCCCCAGCCCCTCATTGTCTGCTGA